A stretch of DNA from Leucobacter luti:
TACCGCAGCGACGGCGCAGGAGGGAACGCGATGAGCGCGCACACGGAAGCAGCACGCAACGCAGTGCTTGCTCGGGCGATGCCGAGCCCACGGCGCCGGTTCCCAGGGATCGCGTTCGGTGTCCTCGCCGATGTCTGCGTCGTTGGCCTGCTCGGTCTGAGTATGTGGTTGATTGTGCGCGCGGGGGAGCAGCCGCCGATCCTGCACTTGACCTTCGCGATCGTTGGCGTGCGTGCGCTCGCGATCGGACGCGCTGCCTTCCGCTACACAGAGCGGCTGTTCAGCCACGACGCTGCGCTCGCGCAACTGGCCACGCTCCGCGCTGACACCTTTACCGCGCTGCTCCCGCGCGTACCTGGCGCGATCGAGTCCCACCGCCGTGGCGAAGTGCTCGCAGCGTTTGTCGACGACGTGGATCAGTTGCAGGACGAGCCGCTGCGCGTGCGCCAACCGATTGCGGTGAGCGCGGTGGTCGTGATCCTGAGCTTGGTGGTAGTTGCGCTGATCTCGCCGCTGGCGGCGCTCGTGCTCGCTGTGATGCTCGTGGCTGCCGGAACGCTCGCAGTGGTGCTTGCCCAGCGCACTGCCGGTGCTTCAGATCGCGAACTCAGCACTGCGCGCGCGGCGCTCGTTGATGCACTGCTCGAACGGTTTACCGCCGCGGAGGTGCTGAGTGCCTTTGGTGCGATTCCGCAGCAGCGCGCGCGCATCGCAGCGGCTGAAGCCCGGCTGTCCGCGGTGCAGCTGCGCCGTGCGCGATCGGTGGGTGCGACAGGCGCGATCCTCGCATTGGCCTCGGGCCTCGCGTCGATCCTGACCCTGCTGGTGCTGCTCCCGCAACTCGGGAGCGGGGTATCGGCTCCACTGTTCGCGGCGGCTGTGGTGATCCCTGCCGCCGTGTTTGAAGTGTTTGCGCAGGTGCCGCAGGCGCTGGCCGCGCGGCGTGCAGTGCAGTCGAGCGCCGATCGGGTCGCCGCGCTGACGGAGTCCGAGATCCCTGCCGAGATCCCCGTTACCGACCCGGAAGATTTCGCGTTGGTCGGCGAGGAGGCGCGCACAGCGATCCCGTTCGACTCTGCCGCCGCGCTGGTCGAGGTGCGCGGCATGTCCGTGCGGCACCCCGGTGCGCCGCGCGATGCAGTGCACGGCCTCAGCTTCGCGCTGCATGCGGGAGAGACGCTGGTGATCACGGGCGAGAGTGGCGCAGGCAAGTCCACGGTGGCGCTCGCCCTCGTACGCTTCCTCGCCTACCGGGGTCCTACCGGCTGCGCGGTGTTGAAGTTTCCGAGTTGCCGATTGCCGAGGTGCGCCGCACTGTGGGGCTGTGCGAGCAGAACCCGCACCTATTCGATGCTGATTTGCGCCAGAACCTGAAGTTTGCGCGCGATACCGCCTCAGACGAGGAGCTCATGGCCGCGCTCGACCGCGTCGGCCTGGGGGACTGGGCCCGCTCGCGAGGCGGCCTCGACGCGCCTGTCGGTGAGCACGGGGCGCTCGTGTCCGGCGGGCAAGCCCAGCGCATTGCCCTCGCGCGTGCCCTGCTTGCGGACTTCCCGGTTGTGGTGCTCGATGAACCCACCGCCGGTGTGGATCGCGAGTTGGCTGATCTTCTGCTGCAGGACTTGATCGGAGCCGTGCCGGCTGACCGCGCGGTTGTGCTGATCACCCACACTGAGTTGCCGGCCGAGATACCGGCGGAAACGCTGGAGCTGACGGCGCCAGCGTAGGCTTGCCAATCTGCGCCAGCGCGCGTGAGGTCTGTCAGCATTGGCCGGCTGGTCCAGCTGCGGCAGGGGGTGCTGCGGGCTCAGCGAGAGCGAAGCACCCGCCCAGCTCGCTGAAGCCGCATCGCTCTCTGCACACGTGTCCGTGTGGCTCGAAGCTCAGCGCAACTCAGCCTCGCTGCTCGGAGAACATGGCCTCGCCGCTGGGCCCCGCAGCGGGGAGCGACGCAACCGTTTCCCAGCAGCGGTCGAGTGCCTCACGAAACCACTGCAGCCGACCCGGGACTGGAGCAGAGAGGGGTACCCCGTCAATCTCGGTGACCGGCCGAATGCCGTGCAGCGCGTTGACCGCCCAGACTTCGCTCTGCTGAAGTGTTTTCGGAGTGGGCGCGCCCAGTGTGAACCCCCCGGTGCGGCGGCGGTGTGGTGCGACGCCAACAAGCCTCCGCGACGCCGCATTACTGATGAGTGACTCGGTAATTGAGCGCACTCTGTTCGGGCTCGAGATGATGTGCCCGGACTCCGGGCTGTCGTCGGCCCAATAGATCAGGCTCGTTGTGGCGCCCTCGAGCGCGCGTCCTTGGGTATCGAGGAGCAGGGCTTCGGCTTCGAGCTCACGATTGAGCGCAGTAAGGGTGCCGATGTTCGGCCCTTTGCGATCCGGGTGTGTGAGCTTGAGCCCGCTCACGCTGCGCATGGCGAGCGACTCACTGAGCTGGGGCATCGGCCGAAGCGAGAGCGCGTACTCAGGTCCGCTGGCCGTGCGCCACAACTCCAGGCGCGGAAACCCCGCACCGAACGCGGCAATGCGGTGCCGTGCCTGTTCAATGAAGGCGTCGAGTCGCGTCGCTTCGCCATCTGGGAGTTCGATCTGGGCTGCGATGAGTGCCGAATCCCGGTCGGCTGACGCCAGGGAATCGCGCATCTTCTGCTCGGCTGCCGCCTGGCGCTGTGCATGCCGGCGGGCGGCAGTGTCACTGAGTGAATCGAGAAAGGCCTCCCGCACGGTGCCGCTGAACCGTGCAAGGTGGTGCGCGAACCCGCGCACCTGGGCAACATCAGCGTGATCTCTGACTCTGAAAGAATCCGCGACGAGGAGCTTTCGGGGCTCGGGGGGCGCTGTCATGCCGTGAGCGTACCATCAGCGATATGCTGTGCCCGTGACGGCGAGGGGACAGGGCGGAGCGAAGCGCGCAGTCGCGGTTCCCGGTGGTGCTGCGGCGGTTGCGCGGCGGATTGCGACGCGCGAGTCGGCGTGGTGTTGGCTCGACGGCGGAGCGCCGGCTCCGGGTGAAACGAGCACGAGCTACTGCGGCATCGCCTCCGAGGTGCGGATCGCCGAGTCGGGTCGAGAACGAGCGTTTCTTGCGGGACTTGGCAGCGATCACCCACACTCAGGCGCTGCGGGTTCAGGCTTCTCCTCCGGCTGGATCGTTGCTCTCGGCTATGAGTTCGGGGTCGCCCTGCTCGGGCTCGATCCGGCACCGGATGATGCTGCAGCAGGGTTCGCGCTGCGCCTCGACGTCGTGCTTGCCGTGACCGGCGAGCAGGGCGAGCTCCGTGGAGGATCGGAGCGAGAGCTCGACGCGTGGATTCTGGCGCACGGCGATGTACTTTCCGGCGCCGGTGATGCGGCGTATCCTGCGGGTGCTGGGGCAGGGCAACGAGCGCCGGCCCCGGCTTCAGCGGTGTGGCGTCGCTCTGACTCTGACTACATCAGCGAGGTGGAGACCTGCAAAGCGGCGATCAAAGCGGGTGATGCCTATGTGCTGTGCCTCACCGACACCGCAGAGCTGCGAGGTGATTTCGATCCGCTCGCACTGTTTGAGCGGCTGCGCGTGAACGGTCCAGCGAGCCGTGGTGCCGTCATCGTGACGCCGGATCGGTCACTCGTGAGCACGAGTCCAGAGCGGTTCCTCTCCGTGCACTCCGGGCGCATCGCGACCCACCCGATCAAGGGCACGCGGCCGCGCGGCGCCACATCGCAGCTCGATGCTGGCCTCGCACGCGAGCTTGCCGCGGATCCCAAGGAGCGCGCCGAGAACCTGATGATTGTTGATTTGCTGCGCAATGATCTCGCGCAGGTGTGCGTGCCGGGCAGTGTGGCCGTGAGCGGGTTTCTCCGAGTCGAGACGCACCCGCATGTGCATCAGCTCGTCAGCACGGTGAGCGGACAGCTGGCCGGCGGACGCGGCATCGCTGACGCACTCGCGACCTGTTTCCCAGGTGGGTCGATGACCGGCGCGCCCAAGCGCAGCGCCGTCGAGATTCTCGCAGGACTTGAGGCTGGCCCACGCGGGCTCTACGCCGGCTGTTTCGGCTGGATCGACGATCGCGGTGACGCAGAGCTCGCGATGACGATCCGCGGGGTGGAGCTGCGCCCTGGACGGGCACTCGTGGGGGCGGGAGGTGGCATCACCGCCGACTCGGTGCCTGAGAACGAGGTGCGTGAGAAGCACTTGAAGGCCAGCGCGCTGCTTACAGCGCTCCGGGACTGACGGCTCGCTCTGCTCGCGGCCAGATTCCCGGCGCCGACGCGGTATTCTGGAGGGTATGTGCCGCGCGCGAGTGCGGCGATCCAAACCAAGATCGAGGTGTGTGTGACCGAGCAGCTGAGCCGTGATGCCGAGGGCTACGACTTCCAAGCGATTCAGGATCGCTGGCTTCCCGTATGGGAGGACCTGAAGCCGTTTGAGGTCGGCGTTGGCGACGCTTCGCGGCCGAAGAAGTACGTCCTCGATATGTTCCCGTATCCCTCGGGGGATCTGCACATGGGCCACGCGGAGGCGTTCTGCTTCGGCGACGTGTTGGCGCGCTACTGGCGAGGCCAGGGCTACGACGTGCTGCACCCGATCGGGTGGGACTCGTTCGGGCTGCCCGCGGAGAACGCCGCGATCAAGCGCGGCGTCGATCCGCGCGAGTGGACGTACGCGAATATCGCGCAACAGAAGGCCAGCTTCCGTGTCTACGCGCCGTCGTTTGACTGGAGCCGCGTGCTGCACACGAGCGACCCCGAGTACTACAAGTGGAATCAATGGCTGTTCCTCAAGATGTACGAGAAGGGCCTGGCCTACCGTAAGGCCAGCTGGGTGAACTGGGATCCCGTGGACCAGACCGTGCTCGCAAATGAGCAGGTCCTCGCGGACGGCACCTCCGAGCGCTCGGGGGCCATGGTCGTCAAAAAGAAGCTCACGCAGTGGTACTTCCGGATCACCGATTACGCAGACCGCCTGCTCGATGATCTCGACGCACTCGAGGGCCAGTGGCCCACGAAGGTGCTCAACATGCAGCGCAATTGGATCGGCCGCTCTCGTGGCGCCGAGGTCGAATTTGAGATCGAGGGGCGGGCGGAGAAAGTTCCCGTCTTCACCACGCGTCCCGACACACTGCACGGCGCCACCTTTATGGTGGTCGCCCCTGACGCCGATCTCGCCGCAGAGCTCGTGGCAGATGCCTCGCCTGAGGTGCGCATGCGGTTCCAGGAATATTTGGAGCAGACTCAAAAGCAGACTGAAATTGAACGGCAGAGCACGGAGCGAGAGAAGACGGGCGTCTTCCTTGATCGCTTCGCAGTGAACCCGGTCAACGGCGAGCGCATTCCCGTGTGGGCATCCGACTACGTGCT
This window harbors:
- a CDS encoding ABC transporter transmembrane domain-containing protein; protein product: MTFAIVGVRALAIGRAAFRYTERLFSHDAALAQLATLRADTFTALLPRVPGAIESHRRGEVLAAFVDDVDQLQDEPLRVRQPIAVSAVVVILSLVVVALISPLAALVLAVMLVAAGTLAVVLAQRTAGASDRELSTARAALVDALLERFTAAEVLSAFGAIPQQRARIAAAEARLSAVQLRRARSVGATGAILALASGLASILTLLVLLPQLGSGVSAPLFAAAVVIPAAVFEVFAQVPQALAARRAVQSSADRVAALTESEIPAEIPVTDPEDFALVGEEARTAIPFDSAAALVEVRGMSVRHPGAPRDAVHGLSFALHAGETLVITGESGAGKSTVALALVRFLAYRGPTGCAVLKFPSCRLPRCAALWGCASRTRTYSMLICART
- a CDS encoding anthranilate synthase component I family protein — its product is MTARGQGGAKRAVAVPGGAAAVARRIATRESAWCWLDGGAPAPGETSTSYCGIASEVRIAESGRERAFLAGLGSDHPHSGAAGSGFSSGWIVALGYEFGVALLGLDPAPDDAAAGFALRLDVVLAVTGEQGELRGGSERELDAWILAHGDVLSGAGDAAYPAGAGAGQRAPAPASAVWRRSDSDYISEVETCKAAIKAGDAYVLCLTDTAELRGDFDPLALFERLRVNGPASRGAVIVTPDRSLVSTSPERFLSVHSGRIATHPIKGTRPRGATSQLDAGLARELAADPKERAENLMIVDLLRNDLAQVCVPGSVAVSGFLRVETHPHVHQLVSTVSGQLAGGRGIADALATCFPGGSMTGAPKRSAVEILAGLEAGPRGLYAGCFGWIDDRGDAELAMTIRGVELRPGRALVGAGGGITADSVPENEVREKHLKASALLTALRD
- a CDS encoding aminotransferase class IV — its product is MTAPPEPRKLLVADSFRVRDHADVAQVRGFAHHLARFSGTVREAFLDSLSDTAARRHAQRQAAAEQKMRDSLASADRDSALIAAQIELPDGEATRLDAFIEQARHRIAAFGAGFPRLELWRTASGPEYALSLRPMPQLSESLAMRSVSGLKLTHPDRKGPNIGTLTALNRELEAEALLLDTQGRALEGATTSLIYWADDSPESGHIISSPNRVRSITESLISNAASRRLVGVAPHRRRTGGFTLGAPTPKTLQQSEVWAVNALHGIRPVTEIDGVPLSAPVPGRLQWFREALDRCWETVASLPAAGPSGEAMFSEQRG
- a CDS encoding ATP-binding cassette domain-containing protein is translated as MRRTVGLCEQNPHLFDADLRQNLKFARDTASDEELMAALDRVGLGDWARSRGGLDAPVGEHGALVSGGQAQRIALARALLADFPVVVLDEPTAGVDRELADLLLQDLIGAVPADRAVVLITHTELPAEIPAETLELTAPA